A stretch of Lactuca sativa cultivar Salinas chromosome 6, Lsat_Salinas_v11, whole genome shotgun sequence DNA encodes these proteins:
- the LOC111901983 gene encoding uncharacterized protein LOC111901983 yields MSDSVITKILADSESVKSIPQLPLNQHHPHILLPHSNQLIPRKGKRNTNISSKRGGPEEEKEKERDKKEEAKGVHVFLDSNKEKRKKKETRVKYGIKGRRTIASTISSLIPFFGSIEYTNKDRCSGGIKRVKKHLAGIKGEDDDEEMEEAEMSNMKKGKRKSTSNLHPFFTKGIYDPSQPTIKSVMQSKAKIHDVDLAIAMWFYDACIPMNACNSRFFQLMMQKKSVSLIIDSLRSQWVDTSCTIMSDGWRDISQRHLINFLVYCPKGISFLKSVDASDIEINATNFCNLFVEIVEMVGEKNVVQMVTDNVANYKLAGTKLCERYPSITWSPGASHCLNLVLKDLSELDNVKSLVNLASRVTIFVYNHKWPLNLLRKRPGWKEIICPGATQFSTVFIALQSLYDHKEDLQAMVISNEFKKILKVGNSVECKQIVLNKIFWKNCLIIVKVMNPLLNLLRMCDSDEKLAIGYVYEGMRQARRRIKELFKKKKELYRPYTKIIDSRWDRMLRKSIYCGAYWLNPVFQYDHANLCKKNEVFQGILEMVEKTFKGDYILNITLNLGRFRDAEDEWWKLFGGDILVLQKVVIRILSQTTSSSSCERNWSVFERIHMKQRNRLEHQRLNDLVFVHYKLRLQNRLKVDMRSYDPVDYENIDKIGFWGVEEDQEGELNYDDLENMLDEQEHEPASES; encoded by the exons ATGTCTGATTCGGTCATCACAAAAATACTTGCTGACTCAGAAAGTGTGAAATCGATTCCACAATTGCCCTTGAACCAGCACCACCCTCACATCCTCCTTCCTCATAGCAATCAATTAATCCCTAGAAAGGGAAAAAGAAACACGAACATAAGCAGCAAACGAGGTGGTCCG gaggaagaaaaagaaaaagaaagagatAAGAAAGAAGAAGCAAAAGGTGTACACGTTTTTTTGGATAGCAATaaggaaaaaagaaagaaaaaagaaacaagAG TTAAATATGGAATCAAGGGAAGAAGAACCATTGCAAGCACAATCTCAAGCTTAATACCATTCTTCGGTTCAATTGAATATACGAACAAAGACAGAT GTAGTGGTGGAATAAAGAGGGTTAAGAAACATCTTGCTGGTATTAAAGGTGAG GACGATGATGAAGAGATGGAGGAAGCAGAAATGTCAAATATGAAAAAGGGGAAAAGGAAATCTACTTCAAACTTGCATCCATTTTTTACGAAAGGTATATATGATCCTTCCCAACCCACTATCAAATCTGTAATGCAAAGTAAGGCAAAAATACATGATGTGGATTTAGCTATTGCTATGTGGTTTTATGATGCATGTATACCTATGAATGCTTGCAACTCTCGTTTTTTTCAACTTATG ATGCAAAAAAAGTCAGTTTCATTGATAATTGATTCGTTAAGAAGTCAATGGGTTGATACTAGTTGCACAATTATGAGTGATGGGTGGAGGGATATTTCACAACGACATTTGATTAATTTCTTGGTTTATTGTCCGAAAGGGATATCATTTCTTAAATCTGTTGATGCATCTGATATAGAGATAAATGCTACAAATTTTTGTAATTTGTTTGTTGAGATTGTTGAAATGGTAGGAGAAAAAAATGTGGTGCAAATGGTAACTGATAATGTTGCTAATTACAAGCTTGCTGGTACTAAGTTATGTGAAAGATATCCTTCTATTACTTGGTCTCCAGGTGCATCGCATTGTCTTAATCTTGTATTAAAGGATCTTTCAGAATTGGATAATGTGAAAAGTTTGGTCAATCTTGCATCGAGGGTTACTATTTTTGTTTATAATCATAAGTGGCCCTTGAATTTGTTAAGAAAAAGACCCGGTTGGAAAGAAATTATCTGTCCAGGTGCTACTCAGTTTAGTACCGTGTTCATTGCATTGCAAAGTTTGTATGACCATAAAGAAGATTTACAAGCAATGGTCATATCTAATGAGTTTAAGAAGATATTGAAAGTGGGAAATTCGGTTGAATGTAAACAAATTGTCTTGAATAAAATCTTTTGGAAGAATTGTTTGATTATAGTGAAAGTAATGAATCCTTTGTTAAATCTTTTGCGGATGTGTGATTCGGATGAAAAACTTGCAATTGGTTATGTTTACGAGGGAATGCGTCAGGCAAGAAGACGGATTAAGGAATtgtttaagaagaagaaggaattaTATAGGCCTTACACTAAAATAATTGATAGTCGTTGGGATAGGATGTTAAGAAAAAGTATTTATTGTGGAGCTTATTGGTTGAATCCCGTTTTTCAATATGATCATGCAAATCTTTGTAAGAAGAATGAGGTGTTTCAAGGCATTCTTGAAATGGTTGAGAAGACTTTTAAAGGTGATTACATTTTAAATATTACATTGAATTTAGGCAGGTTTCGTGATGCTGAAG ATGAGTGGTGGAAGTTATTTGGCGGAGATATTCTAGTTTTGCAAAAGGTTGTTATTAGAATATTAAGTCAAACGACATCTTCTTCCAGTTGCGAACGTAATTGGAGTGTATTTGAAAGGATTCACATGAAACAGAGGAATAGATTGGAACATCAAAGGCTAAATGATCTTGTATTTGTTCATTACAAATTGCGTTTACAAAATAG ATTGAAGGTTGATATGAGGTCTTATGATCCTGTTGACTATGAAAATATTGATAAGATAGGATTTTGGGGGGTTGAAGAAGATCAGGAAGGAGAACTTAATTATGATGATTTGGAAAATATGCTTGACGAGCAAGAGCATGAACCAGCTTCTGAATCATAA
- the LOC111901945 gene encoding alcohol dehydrogenase 2: protein MSSTTNQVIRCKAAVAWEAGKPLVIEEVEVAPPQKMEVRIKILFTSLCHTDVYFWEAKGQNPVFPRILGHEAGGVVESVGEGVTELQPGDHVLPVFTGECKECAHCKSEESNMCDLLRINTDRGVMIHDQKSRFSINGKPIFHFVGTSTFSEYTVVHVGCLAKINPLAPLDKVCVLSCGISTGLGATLNVAKPKKGSSVAIFGLGAVGLAAAEGARIAGASRIIGVDLNANRFELAKKFGVTEFVNPKDYKKPVQEVIAEMTNGGVDRSVECTGHIDAMISAFECVHDGWGVAVLVGVPHKDAVFKTSPLNLLNERTLKGTFFGNYKPRSDIPSVVEKYMNKELELEKFITHEVPFSEINKAFDLMLKGEGLRCIIRMGE, encoded by the exons ATGTCGAGCACTACTAACCAGGTGATTCGATGCAAAG CGGCGGTAGCATGGGAAGCCGGAAAGCCACTAGTGATTGAAGAAGTGGAGGTGGCGCCACCCCAAAAAATGGAAGTTCGAATCAAAATACTCTTCACCTCCCTGTGCCACACCGATGTTTACTTTTGGGAAGCCAAG GGTCAGAATCCCGTGTTTCCCCGAATTTTAGGACATGAAGCTGGAGG GGTTGTGGAGAGTGTCGGGGAAGGAGTGACTGAGCTTCAGCCCGGAGATCATGTCCTCCCTGTTTTCACCGGAGAATGCAAAGAATGCGCTCACTGTAAGTCGGAAGAGAGCAACATGTGTGACCTTTTGAGAATCAACACCGACAGGGGAGTCATGATTCACGATCAAAAATCCCGATTTTCCATCAACGGAAAACCCATTTTCCATTTCGTCGGAACTTCAACTTTCAGTGAATACACCGTCGTTCATGTTGGTTGTCTCGCCAAAATCAACCCTCTTGCTCCTCTTGACAAAGTCTGTGTCCTCAGTTGTGGGATCTCCACAG GTCTTGGTGCTACTCTGAACGTTGCAAAGCCTAAAAAAGGCTCATCTGTCGCCATTTTTGGATTGGGAGCTGTGGGGCTTGCT GCTGCTGAAGGTGCAAGAATTGCAGGTGCTTCAAGGATCATTGGTGTTGATCTCAATGCCAACAGATTTGAGCTTG CAAAGAAATTTGGAGTGACTGAGTTTGTGAACCCTAAAGACTACAAAAAACCAGTACAGGAAGTGATTGCAGAGATGACAAATGGAGGAGTTGACAGGAGTGTTGAATGCACTGGTCATATTGATGCTATGATATCTGCCTTCGAATGTGTTCATGAT GGTTGGGGTGTTGCTGTTCTTGTGGGTGTTCCACATAAAGATGCTGTTTTCAAGACAAGTCCATTGAATCTGTTGAACGAAAGGACTCTGAAGGGAActttttttggaaactataaaccTCGATCAGATATTCCTTCTGTGGTTGAAAAGTATATGAATAAG GAACTTGAGTTGGAGAAGTTCATAACACATGAAGTGCCCTTTTCTGAGATCAATAAGGCTTTTGATTTGATGCTTAAAGGTGAAGGTCTTCGATGTATAATTCGGATGGGAGAATAA